The proteins below come from a single Roseiflexus sp. RS-1 genomic window:
- a CDS encoding phytoene desaturase family protein, whose product MPQKYDYDAIIVGGGHNGLTCAGYLQRAGLRTLVLERRPIVGGAVCTEEVIPGYKIDVGSSAHIMIHLTPVIRDLELERYGLEYCDMDPFAFYPVPDGSGAIALYRDVDKTCESIASVSPRDAEAYRRFLAFWRPINEAVFETFLNPPTVTGLFGSMIKAQLRTGKWDGTLETVRRLFTSYGQLIIEQFESEPMRAFMAWLGAQSGPPPDEIGSGDHFGWYAMMHLSGAKHPKGGSGMLTQAMARSLIAAGGEVRLDAPVKRILVQNNRVQGVELQSGERISAPLVVSNAHVITTLLDLVGADHLPPGLAERVRNIRIGNGFGMTVRCAAEALPDYPGAPSGGKPHWSHHGLQMLCPSLQYLRNAFADYQRGLPSREPAVISMTFSAIDPTVAPEGKHTVFLWSQYFPYELADGRHWDDIREEVADSILEVLYRHAPNMRGKIIDRFIQSPLDLERRLGLLRGNVMHVEMSFDQMFFFRPLPELAKYRTPIRGLYLTGASTHPGGGVFAASGYNTAHVVLGDMRRQRMVWAGAALAAGSVGWLAARRRSSAERGLASER is encoded by the coding sequence ATGCCTCAGAAATACGACTACGACGCCATTATTGTTGGCGGCGGGCACAACGGGCTGACCTGCGCCGGGTATCTCCAGCGCGCCGGGTTGCGCACGCTGGTGCTCGAACGTCGCCCCATCGTCGGCGGTGCGGTCTGCACCGAAGAAGTCATCCCCGGCTACAAGATCGATGTCGGATCGTCGGCGCATATCATGATCCATCTGACGCCGGTCATTCGCGACCTGGAGCTCGAACGCTACGGGCTTGAATACTGCGATATGGACCCGTTTGCGTTCTACCCTGTTCCCGATGGCTCCGGTGCGATTGCGCTCTACCGTGATGTGGATAAAACCTGCGAGTCGATCGCCAGCGTATCGCCGCGTGATGCTGAGGCGTACCGGCGTTTCCTTGCCTTCTGGCGTCCGATCAATGAGGCAGTGTTCGAGACGTTTCTCAACCCGCCAACGGTGACCGGGTTATTCGGGAGCATGATCAAGGCTCAATTGAGGACTGGTAAGTGGGATGGCACGCTCGAAACGGTGCGGCGTCTGTTCACGTCCTACGGTCAACTGATTATCGAGCAGTTCGAGAGCGAGCCAATGCGCGCGTTTATGGCGTGGCTTGGCGCGCAGTCCGGTCCACCGCCGGATGAGATCGGTTCTGGCGACCATTTTGGCTGGTATGCCATGATGCACCTTAGCGGCGCCAAGCATCCAAAGGGCGGGAGTGGCATGTTGACGCAGGCGATGGCGCGTTCGCTGATAGCGGCTGGCGGCGAGGTGCGCCTCGATGCGCCGGTGAAACGGATCCTCGTGCAGAACAACCGTGTGCAGGGGGTCGAATTGCAGAGCGGTGAGCGCATCAGCGCCCCGCTGGTCGTATCGAATGCGCACGTCATCACCACGCTGCTCGACCTGGTTGGCGCCGACCATCTGCCGCCGGGTCTGGCGGAGCGGGTGCGGAACATTCGCATCGGCAATGGGTTTGGGATGACGGTGCGTTGCGCTGCGGAAGCATTGCCCGACTATCCCGGCGCACCGTCGGGCGGCAAGCCGCACTGGAGCCATCACGGGTTGCAGATGTTGTGCCCTTCGCTTCAGTACCTGCGCAACGCCTTTGCCGATTACCAGCGCGGATTGCCGTCGCGCGAGCCGGCGGTCATCAGTATGACCTTCTCCGCCATCGACCCGACCGTCGCGCCGGAGGGGAAGCATACCGTGTTTCTCTGGTCGCAGTACTTTCCTTATGAACTTGCCGATGGGCGCCACTGGGACGACATCCGCGAAGAAGTGGCGGATAGCATTCTCGAAGTGCTCTACCGCCACGCGCCGAATATGCGCGGCAAGATTATCGACCGCTTCATCCAGTCGCCGCTCGACCTGGAGCGACGCCTGGGCTTGTTGCGCGGTAATGTGATGCATGTTGAGATGTCGTTCGACCAGATGTTTTTCTTCCGTCCGCTGCCGGAACTGGCGAAGTACCGCACGCCGATCCGCGGGTTGTACCTGACCGGCGCAAGTACGCATCCTGGCGGCGGCGTCTTTGCCGCGAGCGGGTACAACACTGCGCACGTCGTGTTGGGGGATATGCGCCGTCAACGCATGGTGTGGGCTGGCGCGGCGCTGGCAGCCGGCAGCGTCGGGTGGCTGGCAGCCCGTCGGCGTTCGTCTGCTGAGCGAGGCCTGGCGAGCGAGCGTTGA